CTCGCGGACCAGCCGCTGCTGCTGATCGGCGACGACGGCTTGTGTTCGCGCTACGTCGATGCGCTCCGGGTATTCGGCCATGCGCATGCGCGTGTCGCCGCGCATGCGACCGAGTTAGGCCTGTGGCGGATCGCGTCGCGCGCCGGGCTCGTGCGCGCGGACGGCGAGCCCGTCTGCGCCGACCAATGAACTGCCTGAAGAGGAATTCTCGATGCCGTCCGACCTGACATTGCCCGCGCCGTACACGCCCCACGCCGCCCTGATGCGCGCATTCGACGCGTGTCCGCTGATCGCGATCATGCGCGGCATCACGCCCGCCGAAGCGGCCGACCATGGCCGCGCGCTGTACGAAGCCGGCTTCCGGATCGTCGAGGTGCCGCTCAACTCGCCCGATCCGTTCGACAGCATCGCGGCGCTGCGCCGGGCATTGCCCGACGACATGATCGTCGGCGCGGGCACGGTGCTGCGCGCCGAGTACGTCGATCGCGTGCAGGACGCGGGCGGCGCGCTGATCGTGATGCCGCACAGCGACGCGGCCGTGATCCGCCGCGCCCGCGAGCGCGGGCTGGCGAGCGCGCCGGGCGTCGCGACGCCGACCGAAGCGTTCGCGGCGCTGACGAACGGCGCCGACGTGCTGAAGATGTTCCCGGCCGAGCAGCTCGGCGTGACGGTCGTGAAGGCGTGGCGCGCGGTGGTCGACCGCGCGGTGCCGTTGATCCCGGTCGGCGGCATTTCGCCGGACAACATGCAGCCGTTCCTCGACGCCGGCGCGAACGGCTTCGGGCTCGGCTCGGCGCTGTACCGTCCCGGCCAGTCGGCGGACACGACCGCGGCGCATGCGCGCGCGTTCCAGGCCGGCTTGCGCGTCGCGCGCAGCGGAGCCGCATGATGGGCCGCCTCGCGGGCAAGGTCGCGATGGTGACGGGCGCGGGCCGCGGCATCGGTGCCGCGATCGCGCGTGCGTTCGTGCGCGAAGGCGCGGCCGTCGCGCTCGTCGACCTCGACTTCCCGCAGGCGCAGCACACGGCCGCCGCGATCGCACACGAATGCGACGGCGCGCGCGTGCTGCCGCTGCAGGCCGATGTCGCGCGGCAGCAGGCGGTGCGCGAGGCGCTCGCGCGGACGGAAGCGACGTTCGGCCCGCTCGACGTGCTCGTGAACAACGCGGGCATCAACGTGTTCGCCGATCCGCTGACGATGACCGACGACGACTGGCGGCGCTGCTTCGCGGTCGATCTCGACGGCGTGTGGCATGGCTGTCGCGCGGCGCTGGAGGGCATGGTCGAGCGCGGCCGCGGCAGCATCGTGAACATCGCGTCGACGCATGCGTTCAGGATCATCCCGGGCTGCTTTCCGTACCCGGTCGCGAAGCACGGCGTGCTCGGCCTCACACGCGCGCTCGGCATCGAATACGCGGCGCGCAACGTGCGCGTGAACGCGATCGCGCCGGGCTACATCGAGACGCAGCTGACGCGCGACTGGTGGGACGCGCAGCCCGATCCGGCCGCCGCGCGCGCGCAGACGCTCGCGCTGCAGCCGATGAAGCGGATCGGCCGCCCGGAGGAGGTCGCGATGACGGCCGTGTTCCTGGCGTCCGACGAGGCGCCGTTCATCAATGCCGCGTGCATCACCGTCGATGGCGGGCGCGCGGCGCTGTATCACGACTGACACGATTGACGTAACGATTCGAAAGACCGCACGTGCGACGGCCGCGCGTACGCTGCGTCGAAACCAACAAGCGGCTGCATCCTGTTCGATGAAAACAAGGAGACACTGGAGATGAAACGCAGAACGTTCGTAACGCTGGCCGCCGCGGCGGCGGTGGTGATGGGCAGCCCGGTCGCGCACGCGGCCGATCCGGTCAAGATCGGCTTCCTGGTGAAGCAGCCTGAAGAACCGTGGTTCCAGGACGAGTGGAAATTCGCCGAGATCGCCGCGAAGCAGAAGGGCTTCACGCTCGTGAAGATCGGCGCGCCGTCCGGCGAGAAGGTGATGAGCGCGATCGACAACCTGTCCGCGCAGAAGGCGCAGGGCTTCGTCATCTGCACGCCCGACGTGAAACTCGGGCCGGGCATCGTCGCGAAGGCGAAGTCGCACAACCTGAAGATGATGACGGTCGACGACCGCCTCGTCGACGGCGCGGGCAAGCCGATCGAGTCGGTGCCGCACATGGGGATTTCCGCGTACAACATCGGCAAGCAGGTCGGCGACGGCATCGCGGCCGAGATCAAGAAGCGCGGCTGGGACATGAAGGACGTCGGCGCGATCGACATCACCTACGAGCAGTTGCCGACCGCGCACGACCGCACGAGCGGCGCGACCGACGCGCTGGTCGCCGCCGGCTTCCCGAAGGCGAACGTGATCGCGGCGCCGCAGGCGAAGACCGATACGGAGAACGCGTTCAACGCGGCGAACATCGCGCTCACGAAGAACCCGCAGTTCAAGCACTGGGTCGCGTACGGCCTGAACGACGAGGCCGTGCTCGGCGCGGTGCGCGCGGCCGAAGGGCGTGGCTTCAAGGCCGACAACATGATCGGCATCGGCATCGGCGGTTCCGATTCGGCGTTGAACGAGTTCAAGAAGCCGCAGCCGACGGGCTTCTACGGCACCGTGATCATCAGCCCGAAGCGCCACGGCGAGGAAACCTCGGACCTGATGTACACGTGGATCACGCAGGGCAAGGCGCCGCCGCCGCTGACGCTGACGACCGGCATGCTCGCGACGCGCGACAACGTGGCGAAGGTGCGCGAGGAGATGGGGCTTGCGTCGAAGTAAGCGGCCCGCCGGCTGCCGCGGCGATGCGGCGGCCGGCGGTCGATCGATCTGGAAGTGGGGAGACGACGTGTCAGCGGCACTGCGTTTTGACAATATCGGCAAGGTATTTCCCGGCGTGCGCGCACTCGACGGCATTTCGTTCGACGTGCATGCGGGCGAGGTGCATGGCCTGATGGGCGAGAACGGCGCGGGCAAGTCGACGCTGCTGAAGATTCTCGGCGGCGAATACCAGCCCGATGCGGGCAGCGTGCTGGTCGACGGCCGGCCCGTGCAGTTCGCGAATGCGGCCGCGTCGATCGCGGCCGGCATCGCGGTGATTCACCAGGAATTGCAGTACGTGCCCGACCTCACGGTCGCGGAGAACCTGCTGCTCGGCCGCCTGCCGAACGCGTTCGGCTGGGTGAAAAAGCGCGAGGCGAAGCGTTACGTGCGCGAGCGGCTCGCCGAGATGGGCGTCGATCTCGATCCCGACGCGCGGCTCGGGCGGTTGTCGATCGCGCAGCGGCAGATGGTCGAGATCTGCAAGGCGCTGATGCGCAACGCCCGCGTGATCGCGCTCGACGAACCGACGAGTTCGCTGTCGCATCGCGAGACGGAAGT
This DNA window, taken from Burkholderia cenocepacia, encodes the following:
- a CDS encoding 2-dehydro-3-deoxy-6-phosphogalactonate aldolase, encoding MPSDLTLPAPYTPHAALMRAFDACPLIAIMRGITPAEAADHGRALYEAGFRIVEVPLNSPDPFDSIAALRRALPDDMIVGAGTVLRAEYVDRVQDAGGALIVMPHSDAAVIRRARERGLASAPGVATPTEAFAALTNGADVLKMFPAEQLGVTVVKAWRAVVDRAVPLIPVGGISPDNMQPFLDAGANGFGLGSALYRPGQSADTTAAHARAFQAGLRVARSGAA
- a CDS encoding SDR family oxidoreductase, which codes for MGRLAGKVAMVTGAGRGIGAAIARAFVREGAAVALVDLDFPQAQHTAAAIAHECDGARVLPLQADVARQQAVREALARTEATFGPLDVLVNNAGINVFADPLTMTDDDWRRCFAVDLDGVWHGCRAALEGMVERGRGSIVNIASTHAFRIIPGCFPYPVAKHGVLGLTRALGIEYAARNVRVNAIAPGYIETQLTRDWWDAQPDPAAARAQTLALQPMKRIGRPEEVAMTAVFLASDEAPFINAACITVDGGRAALYHD
- a CDS encoding arabinose ABC transporter substrate-binding protein; its protein translation is MKRRTFVTLAAAAAVVMGSPVAHAADPVKIGFLVKQPEEPWFQDEWKFAEIAAKQKGFTLVKIGAPSGEKVMSAIDNLSAQKAQGFVICTPDVKLGPGIVAKAKSHNLKMMTVDDRLVDGAGKPIESVPHMGISAYNIGKQVGDGIAAEIKKRGWDMKDVGAIDITYEQLPTAHDRTSGATDALVAAGFPKANVIAAPQAKTDTENAFNAANIALTKNPQFKHWVAYGLNDEAVLGAVRAAEGRGFKADNMIGIGIGGSDSALNEFKKPQPTGFYGTVIISPKRHGEETSDLMYTWITQGKAPPPLTLTTGMLATRDNVAKVREEMGLASK